In one Misgurnus anguillicaudatus chromosome 1, ASM2758022v2, whole genome shotgun sequence genomic region, the following are encoded:
- the kdm7aa gene encoding lysine-specific demethylase 7A yields MAAAQLYCVCRQPYDYNLFMIECDICKDWFHGSCVQVVEHYAADIDVYHCPNCEPIHGRSLMKKRNNWHRHDYTEPDNGTRPVQAGTAVFVKELQARSFASGHEILVHMHGSQVTQQYLEKEGFHYPIVVPQLDGLGLKLPPPSFSVKDVEHYVGANKVIDVIDVAKQADSKLKLGEFVKYFYQPERPKVLNVISLEFSDTKMADLVVVPEIAQKMSWVENYWPDDSFFPKPFVQKYCLMGMKNSYTDFHIDFGGTSVWYHVLWGEKIFYLIKPTKANLALYESWSSSHNQSEVFFGDKVDKCYKCVVKQGSTVFLPTGWIHAVLTSQDSMAFGGNFLHNLNIDMQLRCYEMERRLKTPDLFKFPYFEAICWYVAKNLLETMKELREDKCHPQGFLVNGVKALISSLRTWLRRELTQPNSEVPDNIRPTHLIKSLTKEIRYLEEDPNKFGKSQESAECPLTRSSLERGCQAQRAARRLHRHRHHHDHHSHKHPSNLDVLELHTLEVLKRLEVGQLKEDPVFNSKVNGKFKKVSSASAVAVEGNNDNALRLVLCNGKIMRERLSVSNRVTKDIGVEKSQCHQREVKLERLSVHPQQEVKTEQTEEDIGVCCTIKETISHGEAVKKELRTESSQHVASSDTDSESDAEHTAEKHTSESESSEDEDDGHQRDSGSGQRHNHHERSLKRERPTSPNTQNAIQGMLSMAGLLCRQESEEGAILQQPWWSSQGSSSGNSSSNSSSDAWDSSEPCSAPRTPDGEGGSLHLGDVYLYRESSVSPPLHPSKRQAPNPTPISNQATKGKRPKKGQATAKQRLGKILKMSRHKGLFL; encoded by the exons TTGTGTCCAGGTAGTGGAGCACTATGCTGCCGATATTGATGTTTACCACTGTCCCAACTGTGAGCCCATCCATGGACGCTCTCTGA TGAAAAAGCGTAATAACTGGCACAGGCATGACTACACCGAGCCAGATAACGGCACGCGGCCGGTGCAAGCGGGAACTGCTGTGTTTGTAAAGGAACTTCAGGCCAGGAGCTTCGCCAG CGGCCATGAAATTCTGGTGCATATGCATGGGAGTCAGGTGACTCAACAGTACCTGGAGAAAGAGGGCTTCCATTACCCCATAGTGGTGCCTCAACTGGATGGACTGGGCCTTAAATTGCCCCCTCCATCTTTTTCTGTCAAAGATGTGGAGCATTACGTGG GTGCCAATAAAGTTATCGATGTCATTGATGTTGCGAAACAAGCGGACAGCAAGTTGAAACTGGGAGAGTTTGTGAAATATTTCTACCAGCCCGAACGGCCCAAAGTGTTAAACGTTATCAGCTTGGAGTTCTCGGATACAAA GATGGCTGATTTGGTGGTTGTTCCGGAAATAGCGCAGAAGATGTCCTGGGTGGAGAACTACTGGCCCGACGACTCGTTCTTCCCCAAACCATTCGTGCAGAAGTACTGTTTGATGGGAATGAAGAACAGCTACACAGACTTTCATATCGACTTTGGAGGAACATCAGTGTGGTACCATGTGCTTTGG GGTGAAAAGATTTTCTACTTGATTAAGCCGACTAAGGCTAACCTTGCACTATATGAGTCGTGGAGTTCATCGCATAATCAGAGCGAAGTATTCTTTGGCGATAAAGTCGACAAGTGTTACAAATGTGTGGTGAAGCAAGGATCTACCGTCTTCCTTCCC ACTGGTTGGATCCACGCAGTGCTCACCTCTCAGGACTCCATGGCGTTCGGGGGGAATTTCTTGCATAACTTAAACATTGACATGCAGCTCAG GTGTTATGAGATGGAACGTAGACTGAAGACTCCAGACCTCTTTAAATTCCCTTACTTCGAGGCCATCTGCTGGTATGTGGCCAAAAACCTTCTGGAGACCATGAAAG AGTTGCGGGAGGATAAATGTCATCCTCAGGGTTTTCTGGTGAACGGAGTAAAAGCTTTAATCTCCTCACTGAGGACATGGCTTAGGAGAGAG CTGACTCAACCAAACAGTGAGGTTCCCGATAATATCAGGCCAACACATCTTATTAAATCTCTGACTAAGGAGATCCGCTACCTGGAG GAAGATCCGAATAAATTTGGAAAATCTCAGGAAAGTGCAGAGTGCCCATTAACACGCTCATCACTGGAGAGGGGTTGTCAGGCACAGCGGGCGGCACGCCGGCTACATCGTCATCGGCATCATCATGATCATCACAGCCACAAACATCCATCTAATCTGGACGTCCTGGAGCTTCACACGCTGGAGGTGCTCAAGAGACTGGAGGTCGGACAGCTGAAGGAG GATCCAGTCTTTAACTCCAAAGTGAATGGCAAGTTCAAGAAAGTTTCTTCAGCGTCTGCTGTGGCTGTTGAGGGTAATAATGATAATGCCCTGCGTCTGGTGCTGTGTAATGGTAAAATTATGAG AGAGAGGCTGTCTGTTAGTAATAGGGTGACCAAAGACATTGGTGTGGAAAAGTCGCAATGCCATCAACGTGAGGTGAAGTTGGAAAGATTGTCCGTACACCCCCAACAAGAAGTGAAAACAGAACAAACAGAAGAGGATATTGGAGTATGTTGCACTATCAAAGAAACAATCAGCCATG GTGAAGCTGTGAAGAAAGAACTCAGGACAGAATCGTCACAACACGTAGCATCATCAGACACAGACTCGGAGTCAGACGCAGAACATACTGCTGAG AAACACACATCAGAGTCGGAGAGTTCTGAAGATGAAGATGACGGACACCAGAGAGACTCAGGGAGCGGCCAGCGGCACAACCATCATGAGCGGTCACTAAAACG agaaCGTCCTACCTCACCAAACACTCAAAATGCCATTCAGGGCATGCTGTCAATGGCGGGGTTGCTGTGTCGGCAAGAGTCCGAAGAGGGCGCTATTCTACAGCAGCCTTGGTGGTCCAGCCAGGGTAGTAGCAGTGGTAACAGTAGCAGCAACAGTAGCAGCGACGCGTGGGACAGCAGCGAGCCCTGTTCGGCACCAAGAACCCCAGACGGAGAGGGAGGAAGTCTCCATCTGGGAGATGTGTACCTGTACAGGGAGAGCTCAGTTTCTCCTCCACTCCATCCCTCCAAGAGACAGGCCCCTAACCCCACACCCATCAGCAACCAGGCCACTAAAG GAAAGCGTCCTAAGAAAGGACAAGCCACAGCTAAACAGAGGCTGGGGAAGATATTAAAGATGAGCCGCCATAAAGGCTTGTTCCTGTAG
- the ndufb2 gene encoding NADH dehydrogenase [ubiquinone] 1 beta subcomplex subunit 2, mitochondrial, whose amino-acid sequence MSCLRRTTGVLRAGLQLFRRGPQQMTVRKAGGGPHIEAQYRQPPQITKNQKFQAEILSGAMWFWILWHCWHDPDAVLGHFPWPDTSAWTDEELGIPPDDE is encoded by the exons ATGTCTTGTCTCAGGAGGACGACGGGTGTCCTCCGGGCCGGTCTGCAGCTTTTCAGACGTGGACCTCAGCAGATGACCGTCAGAAA GGCAGGAGGAGGCCCTCACATTGAAGCTCAGTACAGACAACCTCCTCAGATCACAAAGAACCAGAAGTTTCAGGCAGAGATCCTAAGTGGTGCCATGTGGTTCTGGATCCTGTGGCACTGCTGGCATGATCCAGATGCCGTACTG GGTCATTTTCCATGGCCTGACACCTCTGCATGGACAGACGAGGAGCTGGGAATCCCTCCTGATGATGAGTAG